The genomic window AAAGCTTCCTTTAGTCCTGATGAAATCTGTGTAGAACTAAGACTTCCCAGATTAATAGGTGATGTTGTAGTGGTGGTTTTTGGATTCGTGGTAGAAGATGTTGATCCGGTTGTTTTAGGAGTGTTCAGATCAATGCCTGTTTTATCTTTTACGGTAGATTTGATTACATCTAAAATTTGCGCTTGTGTCGAAACTGAAAATAATAACGTTCCAACCAGTACAATTGTTTTTTTCATTGCCTATTTTATACAAAATTAGATATTTTCGGTTTTAATAAGTTAAATCGGCCCCTGAAATTTCAAAAAATAAGTATATTCGCTAAAATCTTAATAGAATAAAATGTTGCGTTTTTTACTGGTATTTTCTGTATTTATTTCAAATCTTATTTTTTCCCAAACGAAACTGAATGTCATTCCTTATCCACAAAAAGTCGAACTTTCGGAAGGAGAATTTATAATTCCGGAAACTTTTGTATTGAGTGAAGATCTTCCCAAAGAAGAGACAAAATACTTTAAAGAGCATTTTGATAAAGTATTTAAATTTAAATATGAGAAAAATCAAGATAAAGTTCATGTAGTACATTCATTCTATCCGCCAACTTTGTCACATTTACCGAAAAAAGAAGAAGAAAGAAAAGAAAAATATTCCATTTATATTTCTCCAAAACGTATTACTATAAATTCTTATACAAAACAAGGGTATTTTCTGGCTCTTCAGACATTGATTCAATTGTTTGAACAATATAAAGATTCAGGAAAAATTCCTGCCATGACAATCGAAGATGAGCCAAAGTTTGCCTGGAGAGGAATGCATCTGGATGTTTGCCGTCATTTCTTCACGATTGCAGAAGTAAAGCAGTATATCGATTATCTGGTCATGTATAAGCTGAATACTTTTCACTGGCATTTAACAGACGATCAGGGTTGGAGAATTGAAATTAAAAAATACCCGAAACTGACGCAAATTGGTTCAAAACGAAAAGAATCGATGATAGGAGCTTATGTGGACAATACATTCGATGGAAAACCTTACGGGCCTTATTTTTATACACAGGATCAGATTAAAGAGGTCGTGAAATATGCTCAGGAAAGACATATCACAGTGGTTCCGGAAATTGAAATGCCGGGTCATGCATTAGCTGCCTTAACTGCTTATCCGGAGCTGGCATGTACAAAAGGTCCTTTTGAGCCGGCAACAAAATGGGGTGTTTTTGATGATGTTTTTTGCCCGAAAGATGAAACTTTTAAATTTTTAGAAAATGTTTTAAGCGAGGTGATGGCACTTTTTCCTTCGGAATACATTCATATCGGAGGTGACGAGTGTCCGAAAACGAGATGGAAAGAATGTGCTCATTGTCAGGAATTGATTAAGAAAAATAATTTAAAGGACGAACATGGTTTACAGAGCTATTTCATCCAGAGAATTGAAAAATACGTTAATTCCAAAGGCCGAAAAATTATAGGATGGGACGAGATTTTAGAAGGCGGATTAGCACCTAATGCAGCCGTAATGAGCTGGACAGGTATAAATGGCGGAATTGAAGCCGCAAAATCAGGTCATTTTGCCGTAATGACACCGGGTTCTTATTGTTATTTCGATCATTATCAGGGAGATCCCGCTACGGAGCCGAATGCTTTCGGAGGGTTTACGCCATTGGATAAAGTGTATTCTTATGATCCGATTCCTGCCGAATTGAATGCAGATCAGGCAAAATTTATAAAAGGCGTTCAGGCGAATTTATGGACAGAATATATTTTAGATTTTAAACAGGTTCAGTATATGATCTTCCCAAGACTGTTTGCGCTTTCAGAAGTAGGTTGGGGAACATCGGACCCTAAAAATTATAAGGAATTTGAAGGAAGAGTGATCAATCAGTTCAAAGTTTTGGATAAAATGGGAGTGAACTATGCTAAAAGTATTTACAATATTTCCGGAAAAGTGACAACAGCAGCTCATGGTATTTCTTACGAGCTTTCGACCTCACAAAATCCGAACGGAATCCGATATACATTGGACGGAACAGAACCAACAACGAATTCTCAAACGTATAAAAATACAATTCCGGTTTCAAAGTCATCAACGATAAAATCTGCTTATTTTGAAAACGGACAATTAAAAAGTGCGGTTTCTTCACAGGCTTTTACCGTTTCAAAAACAACGGGTAAAAAGATCACACTGGTGCAACAGCCAAACGAGAATTATTCTTTTGGAGGAGCTTTTACTTTGATTGACGGAATTATCGGAAATCAAAGACAGTTGGGGAAAACCTGGTTGGGATTCCAAGGGAAAGATGTAGTGGCAACCATTGATTTTGGACAAAAAACCCAGTTCTCGGAAGTGTATTTTAATACATTAGACAATAAAGGGAGCTGGATTCATTTTGCAAAATCTGCCCAGATTTTTATTTCTGACGATGGAACGAATTTTAAAATGATTAAAGAAATAGGAAAAGATGAAATCCTGGATGCAAAAGGAAAAATCAAACTGAATGTAGGAAATCAAAATTCAAAATACATTAAAGTTAAAATCGAAAATGCGGGTATTATTCCTGCAGGAAATCCGGGAGCCGATTCAAAAGCTTGGCTTTTTGTAGATGAAATTGGTGTAAATTAGTCTGGAATTTAATAGAATTATGGAAAACACGGTTTTATCTTCAGAATTTAATTCATCTCCCGAACTGGTTGAAAAACTCTATCAATTCGGAATTACCAAAAAGTATAATGAAGGGGATATTGTTTTAAACGAAAATTCATCCATCCGTTCCATTCCTATTGTGATGAAAGGAATGATGAAGGTTATCCGTACCGAAGAAGATGGGCGTGAAATTCTGTTGTACTACATCGAAGCCGGGGAAAGCTGTATCATGTCTTTTCTGGGAGGAATGCACAATGAGAAAAGTATTGTAAAGGCAGAAGTGGAAGAAGAAACGGAAATCCTGTTTTTACCGGTAGATAAGGTTTCACTTTTCATTAAAGAATATCCGGAATGGCTGGATTATATTTTCCGTCTTTATCACAAGCGTTTTGAAGAATTATTGGATATCATTAATGCCATTGCATTTAAAAAAGTTGATGAAAGACTGCTCAATTTACTTCAAAAAAAATCAGAATTGTCAAATGCTGATACGATCATTATTACTCATGAACAATTGGCCAATGAACTGGGAACAGCCAGAGTGGTGGTTTCAAGATTGCTGAAGCAACTGGAAGAAGATGGAAAATTGAAACTGGGCAGAAACAAAATTCAACTTTTATTATAAGTTATGTAACAAAAGTAGCGGTACATCGATATTGGAATTTCCATTTTTGCTTTCAAATTGAAGGAAGTAAAAATGGAAATTTTTGGTTATATCGCAGCTGTTTTGATTGGTGTTTCTTTAGGATTGATCGGAGGAGGAGGAAGTATTCTTACCGTTCCTGTCCTGGTGTATCTTTTTGGAATCAATGCATCAGTGGCTACAGAATATTCGCTTTTTATTGTAGGAATAAGCAGTGTTGCAGGCTCATTGTCTTATGTCAAAAAAAGACTAGTGAATTTTAAAATCGCCGTTATTTTTGGAATTCCGTCTGTGATTTCCATATTTCTTACCAGAAACTATCTTTTACCGTTGATTCCCGAAGATATTGTTCAGATTAATCATTTCGTTCTTACTAAAGGTATTTTCCTGTTATTGGTATTTGCCGGTTTAATGATTCTGGCTTCCTATAAAATGATCCGGAAAAATGTGGAATCATCAACGGAAAATCAATCGGACAAAAATCATACTTTTTTGGCTGCAGGAGAAGGTTCTGTTGTCGGAATGCTTACCGGATTAGTAGGTGCAGGTGGAGGATTTATGATTATTCCGGCTTTGGTCAGCCTTCTGAACACGCCGATGAAAGTAGCGGTAGGAACCTCTCTGGTTATTATTTCCTTAAATTCTCTGATCGGATTTTTTTCATCGATGAGCCCTGCCGATATTGATTGGAGTTTATTGTCTTCTATATCAGCAATTGCCGTTCTGGGAATTATAATCGGTTCGCATTTATCAAAAAAAATGGATGGCAAAAAACTAAAACCTGCGTTCGGATGGTTTATTCTGATCATGGGAGTTTATATCATTATCAAGGAAATTTTTATCTAAAACCCTTATGTAACAAAAGTAGCTGTAGGAGAAATACTAAAAAGAGAAATTTGTACCATAAAATTTATTAATATGAAAATAGAACAGATTTATACAGGATGCTTGGCTCAGGGAGCGTATTATATTATTTCTGACGGTGAAGCAGTGATTATTGATCCTTTAAGAGAAGTGCAACCTTATCTTGACCGTTTGAATAAGGATCAGGCTACCCTTAAATATATTTTTGAAACCCATTTTCATGCTGACTTTGTAAGCGGTCACGTCGATCTAAGTAAAAAAACGGGTGCTCCAATTGTGTATGGACCTACTGCCGCCCCTGAATTTGAAGCAATCATAGCCGAAGATAACCAGGTTTTTGAAATTGGAAAAATTAAAATAAAAGTGCTTCATACACCGGGACATACGCTTGAGAGCTCTTCCTTTTTATTAATTGATGAAAATGGTAAGGAGAAAGCATTATTCAGTGGTGATACTTTGTTTTTAGGAGATGTAGGACGTCCTGATTTGGCCCAGAAAGCAGCACATATGACTCAGGAAGAACTGGCAGGGCTTCTTTATGACAGTTTGTATCAAAAAATTATGCCTTTGGATGATGATATTGTCGTGTACCCGGCTCACGGTGCAGGCTCAGCTTGCGGTAAAAATATGCAGAAAGAGACGGTAGATTCATTGGAGAACCAAAAGAAGACGAACTATGCATTAAATCAGGAAAACAAAGAAAACTTTATCAAAGCTGTAACAGACGGTCTTCTTCCGCCTCCTGCCTATTTTGGAATGAATGTAGCGATGAATAAAAAAGGATATGAGAGTTTTGATGAAGTGTTGTCAAAAAGTTTACAAGCTTTATCTCCTGAAGAATTTGAAAGAAATGCTGAGCTTTCAGGTGCTCTGATTCTTGATGTAAGAAGCAATAATGAATTTGTAAAAGGTTTTGTTCCGCAATCCGTAAACATAGGACTGGACGGAGATTTCGCACCCTGGGTCGGAGCTTTGATTACCGATGTGAAGCAGCCGCTTCTATTGGTAACTCATGAAAATGAAGAGGAAGAAGCAATTACCAGACTCAGTAGAGTCGGTTTTGATAACGTTTTAGGATTTTTGAAAGGAGGTTTTGAAGCCTGGAAAGCCGGCGGAAAAGAAATAGATACAGTTCATCGTATTTCAGAAAAACAGTTTGAGGATCACTATCATAATGAAACGATAAAAATTATAGATGTAAGAAAAGAAAGTGAATACAATGCAGAACATATAGCCGAAGCCTATAATAAACCTTTGAGTTATATCAATGAATGGATCGCCCAGATTGATCCGAAAGAACATTTTTACCTTCATTGTGCAGGCGGCTACAGAAGCATGATGGCAGCAAGTATTCTTCAGGCAAGAGGATACAGAAACTTTACGGAAATTGAAGGAGGATTCAATGCCATTGCAAAAATAAGCGTGTCTAAAAGTAATTTTGTCTGTCAAAGTAAAATTTTAAATAAATAAAAAAATAATGTTAGAAATTATAAAAGAGCCGTGGCCTTGGTATGTTGCAGGTCCGTTAATAGGCCTTACCGTTCCTGTTTTACTGATTTTAGGGAATAAAACTTTCGGAATCAGCTCGTCATTACGGCATATTTGTGCAGCGTGTATTCCTGCCAATATTAATTTTTTTAAATACGACTGGAAAAAAGAAATCTGGAATCTGTTTTTTGTCTTGGGAATTTTCTTTGGAGGACTGATTGCCGCTCAATTTTTGATAAATCCGGGCGAAATTATAGTCAACCCCAACCTTAAAGCCGAATTGGCAACGTACGGAATTACAGATTACAGCAATCTCGTGCCTGTTCAATTAATGAATTTCGAAAACCTATTAACATTTAAAGGTTTTACAACCATGATTGTAGGTGGTTTCTTGGTGGGTTTTGGAACCCGTTATGCAGGTGGCTGTACAAGCGGACATGCGATTATGGGACTTTCCAATTTGCAGTGGCCCTCTTTAGTGGCAACGATTTGTTTTATGATCGGCGGTTTTTTGATGGCGAATGTCATTTTGCCGATAATTCTTTCTCTTTAAAAAATAAATAATGAAAAATAACAATATAGTTTGTGATAATAAAAGTTCTTCTCAACAAAGCTGGTTCTACAACCTAAGATATCTTTTCGTAGGAGTTTTATTTGGGATTGTTTTCGTAAAAGCTGAAATTATAAGTTGGTTCAGAATTCAGGAAATGTTTCGTTTACAGTCATTTCATATGTATGGAGTGATAGGAACAGCGGTAATCACAGGAATGATCTCCGTTTGGCTGATTAAGAAATTTAAGATAAAAACACTTGACGGAGAGCCCATTGCAATAGCACCGAAGAAGTTCAATAAAGGGCAGATTTATGGTGGTTTGATCTTCGGATTCGGTTGGGCAATTACGGGAGCCTGTCCGGGACCGCTTTTCGCTCAGATAGGAACCGGAGCTTTAGCGGTAACCATAACCTTACTGAGTGCCATACTCGGAACATGGGTTTACGGCTATTTCAGAGATAAACTCCCTCATTAATATTTTAAATAAAATGACAAAAGAGGCTGCAGAAAACAATCTGCTGTCTTTTTTGTTTTTATGCTAGCGCGAAAATTGCTAATTTGGAAGCCAAATAATTCAATATGCAAAGTAGAAGAAAGTTTATAAAAAAATCAGCAGTGGCTTCTCTGGCTTTTGCGATGAATCCACTGGATCTGATTGCCAAAGAAATTCCTGAAAATAATAAAACGATAAACAAACCCATCGTCCTTTCCACCTGGAATTTCGGATTAAAAGCGAACGAAGAAGCCTGGACGATTTTAGGGAAAGGAGGTCGTGCTTTAGATGCTGTTGAAAAAGGAGTTCGTTTGGTTGAAAATGATCCGACGGAAAGGAGTGTTGGTTACGGTGGACGTCCGGATAGAGACGGAAGAGTGACTTTAGATGCTTGTATAATGGATGAAAACTATAATATCGGTTCAGTCGCTTGTTTAGAAAATATTAAAAATCCGATTTCGGTGGCAAGAGCGGTCATGGAAAAAACACCTCATGTAATGTTGGTAGGAGACGGTGCTTTGCAATTTGCCGTTTCTCAAGGATTTAAAAAAGAAAATATTCTTACTCCCGAATCCGAAAAAGAATGGAAAGAATGGTTAAAAGACAGCAAATACCAACCGATTGTAAATATTGAAAACCACGATACCATCGGAATGATTGCATTGGATGTCAATGGAAACTTTTCAGGAGCTTGTACAACCAGTGGAATGGCGTTCAAAATGCATGGAAGAGTAGGAGATTCCCCGATTATCGGAGCAGGATTATTTGTTGATAATGAAGTGGGAGCTGCAACGGCGACAGGTCATGGTGAAGAAGTGATCAGAACGGTTGGGACGCATTTGGTGGTGGAACTGATGAGACAAGGCAGAAATCCGCAGCAGGCTTGTAAAGAAGCCGTTGAAAGAATTGTGAGAATTACGAAAAGAAGAAATAAAAACCTAAAAGATATTCAGGTTGGTTTTATTGCGATTAATAAAAAAGGCGAATATGGTTCGTACTGTATTCAAGATGGATTTAATTTCGCAGTGTACGACCAAAAAGGAAACCGTTTGGAAAAACCTGAATTTGCTTTAAAATAAACTTTGAATCTTAAACCCATAAAATGTCAAAAATAGAAATAGCATGTTTCAATCCCGAATCGGCAATGATTGCTTTTGAAAACGGAGCAGACAGGATAGAATTATGTGACGGATTAAGTGAAGGAGGAACGACTCCCAACTTTGAAACGGCCAAACAACTGAGAGAAAAAATCAATATTCCGATTTTTGTAATGATTCGTCCTCGGGGCGGCGATTTTACTTATTCCGATGAAGAATTTAAGCAAATGAAATCTGAATTACTTCAACTGAAAACGTTACATGTTGATGGTTTCGTTTTCGGAATTTTAGATGAAAATGATGAGGTGAATGTGGAACAAAACAAAGAATTGGTTGAACTGGCAAAACCTTATCAGTGTACATTTCACAGGGCTTTTGACAGAGTGAAAGATTTAGAAAATTCTTTGGAAAAAGTAATAGAGTGTGGTTTTAAAACCATTCTTACTTCAGGCCAGAAACCTAATGTGTCGGAAGGAAAGGAAAACCTGAAAAAACTGGTTGAATTGTCCAACGAAAGAATCGAAATTCTTGTAGGTGGTGGACTTCGTTCTACCAATATTGGAGAACTTCGGGAATATACGAAAGCCGGGTATTTTCATTCTTCTGCGATTACCGATGGTGGTGCTTTTGCTAATAGAGATGAGGTAATTGCTTTGAAGAATAAATAGTATGTAAAGTCTTTAAACGCAAAGATTTTATTTTTTAACTTCATATTTTAAGGAAGCAAAGAATTGCGACAAAGTCGCTGATTAAGCTTTGTGGTTAAAACGTATGCTTAATAAAATCAATTTTTAATTGATTAATCTTCGCTCCCTTAAAGATAATTAACATTAAAATAAATCTTTGCGTTTAAATATATAAAATACACACAGATGACAGAAAATGAATTATCCTATCAAATAATAGGAGCGGCTTTGGAAGTACACAGAAATTTAGGAGCGGGTTTATTAGAAAGTACTTACGAATCAGCTTTAAGCTATGAATTAAAAAAATTAGGATTCAATGTAAAGCAGCAAATTTATCTACCTTTACAATACAAGGAAATTAATATTGAAAACGCATATAAGATAGACTTGCTTGTTGAAGATAAAGTTATCATTGAAATAAAATCTGTGATAGAAATGCATTCCGTTTTTAGCGCTCAACTATTAACTTATCTAAAGTTGACCAACCTGAAATTAGGACTTCTCATTAATTTTAATACCCAACTTATTAAAGACGGAATTCATCGAATTGTAAACAAATTATAATGAACAAAACCTTACTTTTTTCCTTTCTTTTTATTCAAAACATACTATTTGCTCAATTTTCCGAGCGAAGTTTATCCTCCGAAAAATGGCAGTTCAAAAACGCTAAAGAAAATAAATGGCTCACGGCCACTGTGCCGGGAACGGTTCATTTAGATTTGATGAATAACAAAATTATTCCGGACCCTTATAAAGATGAAAATGAGAAAAAAGTTCAGTGGGTGGAGAACGAAGATTGGGATTATCAGACTTCATTTGTTATTTCATCGAAAGAATTGGCCAATCAAAATATTGAATTGGTCTTTAATGGACTGGATACGTTTTCGGAGATTTATATAAATGGAAAATTATTGCAGTCAACAGATAATATGTTCAGGAAATGGACGATTCCTGTGAAGCAAAACTTAAAAATAGGAGGGAATATTTTACAGGTTAAATTCAAATCTGCAGTACATGCCGGAAAAGAATTGGCAAAAAAAGTTCCTTTCACTACACCGGAATCTCCAAGAAGTTATATAAGAAAAGCACAATATCAGTTTGGTTGGGATTGGGGACCAAGATTGGTTACCGCAGGAATCTGGAAAGAGGTGAAATTAAATTTCTGGAATCTTGCAAAACTTGAGAATGTAAAAATCGAACAAAAAGCTTTAACGAAACAAAAAGCAGCATTAAATATCCACACTGAAATTCTTGCAGATAAAGAAGGAAAATATTCAGTTTCAATTAATAACAAGATCAGCAATATTCAGTTAAAAAAAGGAAAAAACAGTATCGAAATTCCTTTTACTATTGAAAATCCAAAACTCTGGCAACCGAATGGTCAGGGTGAACAGAATTTATATAATATCAAAGTTTCCCTGCAAAAAGAATCAAAAATTTTAACGGAAAAAACGGAAAGAATTGGATTAAAAACAATCGAGCTTGTTCAGGAAAAAGACCAAAAAGGGAAATCATTCTACTTTAAAGTCAATGGAAATCCAATCTATGCAAAAGGAACCAACTGGATTCCCGGTGACAGTTTTTCACCAAGAGTGACCAAAGGAAAATATCAGGAACTTATTAAAGCCTGTAAAGATGTCAACATGAACATGATTAGAATCTGGGGTGGAGGAATTTACGAAGATGATGAATTTTACAAAGCTTGCGACGAGAACGGAATTCTGGTGTGGCAGGATTTTATGTTTGCCGGAAGTTTTTACCCTGCAGACGAAAATTTCCAGGAGAATGTGGAGATGGAGGTTAAAGATCAGATTGAAAGACTTCAGAATCATGCTTCATTAGCATTGTGGTGCGGAAATAATGAAGTGGATGAAGCTATTGTCAATTGGGGATATCAAAAGCAATTTAAATACTCAAAAGAAGATTCTATGAAGGTTTGGAAAGATTACAAGAAAATCTTTCATGAGGTGATTCCTAATGCGATTAAAAAATATGCAACAAGTGACAAGCAAATATATTGGGAAAGCTCACCCTCAATCGGTTGGGGACATAAAGAAAGCCTGACAGAAGGAGATTCTCACTATTGGGGAGTTTGGTGGGGAGAGCAACCCTTTGAGATTTACAACGAAAAAGTTCCGAGATTTGCTTCAGAATATGGTTTTCAGGGAATGCCGACGTTGGAAACTACAAAATCTATGTTTTCAGGAACTCCCGATTTAAGTTTGCAGAATGGTACCGTCAAAGCACATGAAAAACATTCGAGAGGCTGGGAAATTATCGACAATTATATGAAGCGGGATTACAATATTCCGACTGATTTTGTAAAATACAATTATGTTTCTCAATTGCTTCAGGCCCGCGGAATGCAGATTGCGATTGAAGCGCACCGCCGTGCAAAACCTTACAATATGGGAACTTTGTACTGGCAATTGAACGATTGCTGGCCAGTGGTTTCATGGTCGTCCATTGATTATTCGGGAAATTGGAAAGCCTTGCATTATCAGGTGAAAAGAAGTTTTGAAAATCAGGTGATTTTGATTTCGGAAGAGAAGATAGAAGAAGATGAAATCCTAAACTTTTATGTAGTTAATGATAATTTAGAAAAGGTTGAAGATTTATATTTAGATTTTAATATTATGAAATTTAATGGTGAGAAACAAGGTTCTGGAGGATTAGCGGATTCTTATACTATAGAGCCAAATGGAATATTAAAATTTCCTTTTTCACTTGAAGAAATTATTGGAAATTCAAAAAAAGACGAAATTTTTCTCGCTATCACTGCTAGAGATAAAAATGAGAAGATATTTGCTCAGGCTAATTATTTTTTCGTAAAACCTAAAGATTTAAAATTGATAAAACCAACTATTAAAATCAAAAAAATATCTCCAAAAGAAATCGAAGTTTCTACAGATGTTCTTGCGAAAGATGTTTATTTATTGGGAGATGCTCATTTCAGTGATAATTTCTTCGACTTGCTTCCGAATACTTCAAAAAGAA from Chryseobacterium camelliae includes these protein-coding regions:
- a CDS encoding family 20 glycosylhydrolase, whose amino-acid sequence is MLRFLLVFSVFISNLIFSQTKLNVIPYPQKVELSEGEFIIPETFVLSEDLPKEETKYFKEHFDKVFKFKYEKNQDKVHVVHSFYPPTLSHLPKKEEERKEKYSIYISPKRITINSYTKQGYFLALQTLIQLFEQYKDSGKIPAMTIEDEPKFAWRGMHLDVCRHFFTIAEVKQYIDYLVMYKLNTFHWHLTDDQGWRIEIKKYPKLTQIGSKRKESMIGAYVDNTFDGKPYGPYFYTQDQIKEVVKYAQERHITVVPEIEMPGHALAALTAYPELACTKGPFEPATKWGVFDDVFCPKDETFKFLENVLSEVMALFPSEYIHIGGDECPKTRWKECAHCQELIKKNNLKDEHGLQSYFIQRIEKYVNSKGRKIIGWDEILEGGLAPNAAVMSWTGINGGIEAAKSGHFAVMTPGSYCYFDHYQGDPATEPNAFGGFTPLDKVYSYDPIPAELNADQAKFIKGVQANLWTEYILDFKQVQYMIFPRLFALSEVGWGTSDPKNYKEFEGRVINQFKVLDKMGVNYAKSIYNISGKVTTAAHGISYELSTSQNPNGIRYTLDGTEPTTNSQTYKNTIPVSKSSTIKSAYFENGQLKSAVSSQAFTVSKTTGKKITLVQQPNENYSFGGAFTLIDGIIGNQRQLGKTWLGFQGKDVVATIDFGQKTQFSEVYFNTLDNKGSWIHFAKSAQIFISDDGTNFKMIKEIGKDEILDAKGKIKLNVGNQNSKYIKVKIENAGIIPAGNPGADSKAWLFVDEIGVN
- a CDS encoding Crp/Fnr family transcriptional regulator, with translation MENTVLSSEFNSSPELVEKLYQFGITKKYNEGDIVLNENSSIRSIPIVMKGMMKVIRTEEDGREILLYYIEAGESCIMSFLGGMHNEKSIVKAEVEEETEILFLPVDKVSLFIKEYPEWLDYIFRLYHKRFEELLDIINAIAFKKVDERLLNLLQKKSELSNADTIIITHEQLANELGTARVVVSRLLKQLEEDGKLKLGRNKIQLLL
- a CDS encoding sulfite exporter TauE/SafE family protein, which encodes MEIFGYIAAVLIGVSLGLIGGGGSILTVPVLVYLFGINASVATEYSLFIVGISSVAGSLSYVKKRLVNFKIAVIFGIPSVISIFLTRNYLLPLIPEDIVQINHFVLTKGIFLLLVFAGLMILASYKMIRKNVESSTENQSDKNHTFLAAGEGSVVGMLTGLVGAGGGFMIIPALVSLLNTPMKVAVGTSLVIISLNSLIGFFSSMSPADIDWSLLSSISAIAVLGIIIGSHLSKKMDGKKLKPAFGWFILIMGVYIIIKEIFI
- a CDS encoding MBL fold metallo-hydrolase, encoding MKIEQIYTGCLAQGAYYIISDGEAVIIDPLREVQPYLDRLNKDQATLKYIFETHFHADFVSGHVDLSKKTGAPIVYGPTAAPEFEAIIAEDNQVFEIGKIKIKVLHTPGHTLESSSFLLIDENGKEKALFSGDTLFLGDVGRPDLAQKAAHMTQEELAGLLYDSLYQKIMPLDDDIVVYPAHGAGSACGKNMQKETVDSLENQKKTNYALNQENKENFIKAVTDGLLPPPAYFGMNVAMNKKGYESFDEVLSKSLQALSPEEFERNAELSGALILDVRSNNEFVKGFVPQSVNIGLDGDFAPWVGALITDVKQPLLLVTHENEEEEAITRLSRVGFDNVLGFLKGGFEAWKAGGKEIDTVHRISEKQFEDHYHNETIKIIDVRKESEYNAEHIAEAYNKPLSYINEWIAQIDPKEHFYLHCAGGYRSMMAASILQARGYRNFTEIEGGFNAIAKISVSKSNFVCQSKILNK
- a CDS encoding YeeE/YedE family protein encodes the protein MLEIIKEPWPWYVAGPLIGLTVPVLLILGNKTFGISSSLRHICAACIPANINFFKYDWKKEIWNLFFVLGIFFGGLIAAQFLINPGEIIVNPNLKAELATYGITDYSNLVPVQLMNFENLLTFKGFTTMIVGGFLVGFGTRYAGGCTSGHAIMGLSNLQWPSLVATICFMIGGFLMANVILPIILSL
- a CDS encoding DUF6691 family protein — protein: MKNNNIVCDNKSSSQQSWFYNLRYLFVGVLFGIVFVKAEIISWFRIQEMFRLQSFHMYGVIGTAVITGMISVWLIKKFKIKTLDGEPIAIAPKKFNKGQIYGGLIFGFGWAITGACPGPLFAQIGTGALAVTITLLSAILGTWVYGYFRDKLPH
- a CDS encoding isoaspartyl peptidase/L-asparaginase family protein, encoding MQSRRKFIKKSAVASLAFAMNPLDLIAKEIPENNKTINKPIVLSTWNFGLKANEEAWTILGKGGRALDAVEKGVRLVENDPTERSVGYGGRPDRDGRVTLDACIMDENYNIGSVACLENIKNPISVARAVMEKTPHVMLVGDGALQFAVSQGFKKENILTPESEKEWKEWLKDSKYQPIVNIENHDTIGMIALDVNGNFSGACTTSGMAFKMHGRVGDSPIIGAGLFVDNEVGAATATGHGEEVIRTVGTHLVVELMRQGRNPQQACKEAVERIVRITKRRNKNLKDIQVGFIAINKKGEYGSYCIQDGFNFAVYDQKGNRLEKPEFALK
- a CDS encoding copper homeostasis protein CutC, with the protein product MSKIEIACFNPESAMIAFENGADRIELCDGLSEGGTTPNFETAKQLREKINIPIFVMIRPRGGDFTYSDEEFKQMKSELLQLKTLHVDGFVFGILDENDEVNVEQNKELVELAKPYQCTFHRAFDRVKDLENSLEKVIECGFKTILTSGQKPNVSEGKENLKKLVELSNERIEILVGGGLRSTNIGELREYTKAGYFHSSAITDGGAFANRDEVIALKNK
- a CDS encoding GxxExxY protein; its protein translation is MTENELSYQIIGAALEVHRNLGAGLLESTYESALSYELKKLGFNVKQQIYLPLQYKEINIENAYKIDLLVEDKVIIEIKSVIEMHSVFSAQLLTYLKLTNLKLGLLINFNTQLIKDGIHRIVNKL
- a CDS encoding beta-mannosidase → MNKTLLFSFLFIQNILFAQFSERSLSSEKWQFKNAKENKWLTATVPGTVHLDLMNNKIIPDPYKDENEKKVQWVENEDWDYQTSFVISSKELANQNIELVFNGLDTFSEIYINGKLLQSTDNMFRKWTIPVKQNLKIGGNILQVKFKSAVHAGKELAKKVPFTTPESPRSYIRKAQYQFGWDWGPRLVTAGIWKEVKLNFWNLAKLENVKIEQKALTKQKAALNIHTEILADKEGKYSVSINNKISNIQLKKGKNSIEIPFTIENPKLWQPNGQGEQNLYNIKVSLQKESKILTEKTERIGLKTIELVQEKDQKGKSFYFKVNGNPIYAKGTNWIPGDSFSPRVTKGKYQELIKACKDVNMNMIRIWGGGIYEDDEFYKACDENGILVWQDFMFAGSFYPADENFQENVEMEVKDQIERLQNHASLALWCGNNEVDEAIVNWGYQKQFKYSKEDSMKVWKDYKKIFHEVIPNAIKKYATSDKQIYWESSPSIGWGHKESLTEGDSHYWGVWWGEQPFEIYNEKVPRFASEYGFQGMPTLETTKSMFSGTPDLSLQNGTVKAHEKHSRGWEIIDNYMKRDYNIPTDFVKYNYVSQLLQARGMQIAIEAHRRAKPYNMGTLYWQLNDCWPVVSWSSIDYSGNWKALHYQVKRSFENQVILISEEKIEEDEILNFYVVNDNLEKVEDLYLDFNIMKFNGEKQGSGGLADSYTIEPNGILKFPFSLEEIIGNSKKDEIFLAITARDKNEKIFAQANYFFVKPKDLKLIKPTIKIKKISPKEIEVSTDVLAKDVYLLGDAHFSDNFFDLLPNTSKRIKLSKPLEKVEIMSLFDTMN